From Actinomycetota bacterium, a single genomic window includes:
- a CDS encoding DMT family transporter has protein sequence MTLALIAITFVWGATFVVVKEAVDRLPVFVFNAWRFAIATVALALVAGPRLRRLGRSGLWHGALLGVALWSGYAFQTFGLQLTTAAKAGFITGMFVVFTPLLQALVVREPPGATASASALLSFLGLGLLSLEGSLVPGLGDGLVLLCAIAFAFHIVGLGLWSHRYDAAALATVQLGVGALLHAVGGIVQDVATTSDHPWLTSDLYVWAAVVFTAVFASAIAFAVQTAAQAVLPPTRAAIILVMEPVFAWATAWLGVPLLIALGITGLEREVFGLREGVGAALILAAMLWAELRSRDPIDLTAAPQTGVISSEQGL, from the coding sequence ATGACCCTCGCGCTCATCGCGATCACGTTCGTCTGGGGCGCGACGTTCGTCGTCGTCAAGGAGGCCGTGGACCGCCTCCCGGTCTTCGTCTTCAACGCCTGGCGGTTCGCGATCGCGACCGTCGCACTCGCGCTCGTGGCCGGACCTCGCCTGCGGCGGCTCGGCCGCTCGGGGTTGTGGCACGGCGCCCTCCTCGGGGTGGCGCTGTGGAGCGGCTACGCCTTCCAGACGTTCGGTCTGCAGCTCACCACGGCAGCGAAGGCCGGCTTCATCACCGGCATGTTCGTCGTGTTCACTCCGCTGCTCCAGGCGCTCGTCGTGCGCGAGCCTCCAGGAGCGACCGCGTCGGCGAGTGCGCTGCTGTCGTTCCTCGGGCTCGGCCTGCTGTCGCTCGAGGGGTCGCTGGTCCCGGGCCTCGGCGACGGACTCGTGCTGCTGTGTGCGATCGCGTTCGCCTTCCACATCGTCGGTCTCGGACTGTGGAGCCACCGGTACGACGCAGCGGCGCTGGCGACGGTCCAGCTCGGCGTCGGCGCCCTGCTGCACGCGGTGGGCGGGATCGTGCAGGACGTCGCCACGACGTCGGATCACCCCTGGCTGACGTCCGACCTCTACGTGTGGGCCGCGGTCGTCTTCACCGCGGTGTTCGCGTCGGCGATCGCCTTCGCCGTCCAGACGGCGGCTCAAGCCGTCCTGCCGCCGACGCGTGCCGCGATCATCCTCGTGATGGAGCCCGTCTTCGCCTGGGCCACGGCGTGGCTGGGCGTGCCCCTGCTGATCGCGTTGGGCATCACGGGGCTCGAGCGCGAGGTCTTCGGGCTGCGGGAGGGCGTCGGGGCGGCGCTCATCCTCGCCGCGATGCTGTGGGCCGAGCTGCGTTCCCGAGATCCCATCGATCTCACGGCGGCCCCGCAGACCGGCGTCATCAGCTCCGAGCAGGGGCTGTGA
- a CDS encoding DNRLRE domain-containing protein: protein MADGAWRPIVFGDSPADLLRVELAENRTVRVAAPELSIAKPLPDPRGGGVVYRDVATDTDLQFLVAPAGVTKKLVLKSPDAPHSFTFELIDPNRLLGELEATPTGGLQASRLLEGGVRVELPPPFAYEDVGEGHVPVAMDPASAHLAVEPIAHGWKLVVSVDERWLEGRSYPIVLDPTINFSDGSGLVMDAYTYRQSEGCGGCWALNTTDIHLGAGSWNEDGYDIDQLRSFLRFDLSQIPAGSTINSATFSAHLRACLGSTFRCNEHDYSIELRELTGGWDATSTWDELAAITAAQPFATYDRPAWQSGLTEWHDFDVSSQVEAWVTAGAPFNGFALMLGNEATTVAGPMYDSSRHSSGNAPRIVVDYTPPPPAPTVSSVTHPDEGAWYPSNEVELAWSIDNGADIAGYTWTLDTSATTIPVDTNPTTTPSVTLPGLDDGEWWFHVRAQRSDGLWSGTAHFRVGVDTASPDLSDLKSMTHPDPASWYVSDDPRLSWTATDATSGVAGYAYTINRVPTTQPSAQVMTTAPSRSFFNLAAGEWWFHVRAVDRAGGASATSHHRIRIDDALPPLPEVLAGSTPRRELVDTFNPRVWWRSSPDADSELAGYSWAFNQSEDESADTVRDGDPDVTFSNAAGAKLAAGEWWFHVRAIDKAGNATPDVAYGPMLLGGASPAPPAPAVFSQTHPSQNLWRASRDLYVEWNVLVSGVQVDGYSYVLDQLPGTEPDAVSEGTAASQLYTGLSDGEWWFHVRARNVAGLWGRTGHYRVRIDATAPAAPAVTLPTHPDPDAWHPVAGLVAELTPPASVAPVREHRWAIDQVPDTVPTQTTSDRSILASVDDGVWWLHARARDAAGNLGTTAHVRLAVNTGSYSFVKPGEAQSVWSAVELSALGPASATSATFQVAAATESTWRDVAVTDTPAADGTWQGSWDTTSQTNGAADFPDGTYRTRVVFDLDGQSAPPLIGPQVTVGNGLSAAERVEADHQAGILDQDDRALYGVYALTNPDRLPDRYRTTDMGELDADQAGMQFLQSWDDLTQATRDAITDHLTVKLDGSTASTLDATTQSTLPKCPTPEFADAGLILFQCRRDSANFTVRYRVEGLNTVQLTDFFDASLNRVSNGVPDIVDRVLWSLEEARRVYDDMGYLLPPPRTQVLLTAMPDGGGWVPPLPFAEESIWMDNGTVGINLPIHEFFHVVQLKYYSMSDWSTDYLWWGEATAEWATMHVFVDLEKKNRVPADDDGLFNDAEQRGRYANDIGSVLSSPHKPLNDISNPFARAGRAYGSFVFATHLEDRFGTDVIRQIWDIVGDGFFDNSIQHSITETVENHGSSFPEVVANFWRDTYRYPVTYADAMPGGLRDPEEIWRRIHLANNPKPKADRRTIGQSRLQGSGEMSPGGAHYVEFSPTGPPGLLRVEVRTSRERDVTVVLAPSGAWPSGCVAGARTGVWVDNVMTLEVHMPADCDLATLVIAFGARPDQVLRGVDVSWTADYFHDYQTLASSSVELGLTSSATLGAPASNDSPHRKSPWRGVRSINTGNDGLSEPVNPCEGWGILDFNSGISTGVNRCHHLLVNLPGGVENLDIVDFDSSGTTATSTIDVTSFDRDVWLRVTHQYSLTGDPRLFKVRVTLANRGSTTIDPLYRRVMDWDVEKANYAGVQFITNQHTFLTGIPDDVVLTTKGTEHPDPQIIDSFNNSDHRIDYGENMSPPFGSSADYGVQMDLLLSSTLGQIAPGKSISFDLFVGAAPDQFAAKAALDGVEANVQVLAEEDSWEGANLGMPQTFMLGYISKDSDSL, encoded by the coding sequence GTGGCCGACGGAGCCTGGCGACCGATCGTCTTCGGCGACTCACCTGCGGATTTGCTGCGTGTGGAGCTTGCGGAGAACCGAACGGTGCGCGTGGCGGCACCGGAACTCTCTATCGCCAAGCCTCTGCCTGACCCCCGCGGTGGAGGGGTCGTCTACCGAGATGTGGCGACGGACACCGACCTTCAGTTCCTGGTCGCGCCGGCGGGCGTGACCAAGAAGTTGGTGCTGAAGTCGCCCGATGCACCGCACAGCTTCACGTTCGAGCTGATCGACCCCAATCGTCTGCTGGGCGAGCTCGAGGCGACCCCCACCGGCGGTCTGCAGGCGAGCCGACTCCTGGAGGGCGGGGTCAGGGTCGAGCTGCCGCCACCGTTCGCCTACGAGGACGTCGGCGAGGGGCACGTCCCGGTTGCCATGGATCCTGCAAGTGCCCATCTCGCCGTGGAGCCGATCGCTCACGGATGGAAGCTGGTGGTGTCGGTCGACGAGCGCTGGCTGGAGGGGCGGTCCTACCCGATCGTGCTGGACCCCACGATCAACTTCAGCGACGGTAGCGGGCTGGTGATGGACGCCTACACGTACCGCCAGTCCGAGGGGTGTGGCGGCTGTTGGGCGCTGAACACCACCGACATCCACCTCGGGGCGGGGTCGTGGAACGAGGACGGATACGACATCGACCAGCTCCGGTCGTTCCTCCGCTTCGACCTGTCCCAGATCCCTGCGGGCTCGACCATCAACAGTGCCACCTTCAGCGCGCACCTGCGAGCGTGTCTGGGCAGTACCTTCCGTTGCAACGAGCACGACTACAGCATCGAGTTGCGCGAGCTGACGGGCGGGTGGGACGCGACGTCGACCTGGGATGAGCTGGCGGCGATCACGGCGGCGCAGCCGTTCGCCACCTACGATCGCCCCGCGTGGCAGTCGGGGCTGACCGAATGGCACGACTTCGACGTCTCCAGCCAGGTCGAGGCGTGGGTCACCGCTGGCGCGCCGTTCAACGGGTTCGCGCTGATGCTGGGCAACGAGGCCACGACGGTGGCCGGCCCCATGTACGACTCGAGCAGGCACAGCTCGGGGAACGCTCCGAGGATCGTGGTTGACTACACACCTCCGCCGCCGGCCCCCACGGTGTCCTCGGTGACGCATCCCGACGAGGGCGCCTGGTACCCATCTAACGAGGTCGAGCTGGCGTGGAGCATCGACAACGGAGCCGACATCGCCGGCTACACCTGGACGTTGGACACCTCCGCGACCACCATCCCTGTGGACACCAACCCGACCACGACACCGTCGGTCACCCTGCCCGGACTCGACGATGGGGAGTGGTGGTTCCACGTACGCGCACAGCGAAGCGATGGGCTGTGGAGTGGTACCGCCCACTTCCGGGTCGGGGTCGACACGGCGTCGCCGGACCTGAGCGACCTGAAATCGATGACCCATCCCGACCCCGCGAGCTGGTACGTCAGCGATGATCCGCGCCTGTCGTGGACGGCGACGGACGCGACCTCGGGGGTCGCGGGCTACGCCTACACGATCAACAGGGTGCCGACCACCCAGCCATCGGCGCAGGTCATGACGACCGCGCCCAGCCGATCGTTCTTCAACCTCGCTGCGGGGGAGTGGTGGTTCCACGTGCGTGCCGTGGACCGGGCCGGCGGCGCGAGTGCGACGTCGCACCACCGGATCCGGATCGATGATGCCCTGCCTCCGCTGCCGGAGGTCCTGGCGGGGTCTACCCCCAGGCGCGAGCTGGTGGACACGTTCAACCCGCGCGTGTGGTGGAGATCGTCGCCGGACGCCGACTCAGAACTGGCGGGCTACTCGTGGGCGTTCAACCAATCCGAGGACGAATCTGCGGACACGGTCCGCGACGGCGACCCCGACGTGACCTTCTCCAACGCAGCAGGTGCGAAGCTCGCTGCCGGCGAGTGGTGGTTCCACGTACGCGCCATCGACAAGGCCGGCAACGCCACACCCGACGTGGCGTACGGCCCGATGCTGCTGGGAGGTGCCAGCCCGGCTCCCCCCGCACCCGCGGTGTTCTCCCAGACACATCCCAGCCAGAACCTGTGGCGCGCGTCACGTGATCTCTACGTGGAGTGGAACGTGCTGGTCTCAGGGGTGCAGGTCGACGGCTACTCGTACGTGCTCGACCAGCTGCCCGGCACCGAACCCGACGCGGTCTCGGAGGGCACCGCCGCGTCGCAGCTCTACACGGGCCTGTCGGATGGAGAGTGGTGGTTCCACGTCCGGGCCAGGAACGTCGCCGGGCTGTGGGGTCGTACCGGTCACTACCGGGTCCGCATCGACGCGACCGCGCCGGCCGCCCCCGCCGTCACCCTCCCCACCCATCCCGACCCCGACGCTTGGCACCCGGTTGCAGGCTTGGTGGCCGAGCTGACGCCGCCGGCCAGCGTCGCGCCCGTGCGGGAGCACCGCTGGGCGATCGACCAGGTACCCGACACGGTCCCGACCCAGACCACCAGCGACCGCAGCATCCTCGCGAGCGTCGACGACGGCGTGTGGTGGCTGCATGCACGGGCCCGCGATGCCGCCGGCAACCTGGGAACCACCGCTCACGTGCGTCTCGCGGTCAACACAGGCAGCTACTCGTTCGTCAAGCCCGGCGAGGCCCAGAGCGTGTGGTCCGCCGTCGAGCTGTCCGCGCTCGGACCGGCCTCGGCGACGAGCGCGACCTTCCAGGTCGCCGCCGCCACCGAGTCGACGTGGCGAGACGTCGCCGTGACCGACACCCCCGCTGCGGACGGGACGTGGCAGGGGTCCTGGGACACGACGTCCCAAACCAATGGGGCGGCCGACTTCCCCGACGGCACCTACCGCACACGCGTCGTGTTCGACCTCGATGGCCAGAGCGCTCCTCCACTCATCGGGCCGCAGGTCACGGTCGGCAACGGTCTCTCCGCCGCCGAACGGGTCGAAGCCGACCACCAAGCCGGCATCCTGGACCAGGACGACCGTGCCCTCTACGGCGTGTACGCGCTGACCAACCCCGACCGTCTACCTGACCGCTACCGGACCACCGACATGGGTGAGCTCGACGCCGACCAGGCCGGGATGCAGTTCCTGCAGAGCTGGGACGACCTCACCCAGGCCACCCGCGACGCGATCACCGACCACCTCACCGTCAAACTGGACGGGTCCACCGCCTCGACGCTGGACGCGACGACGCAGTCGACGCTGCCCAAGTGTCCCACGCCCGAGTTCGCCGACGCGGGGTTGATCCTCTTCCAGTGCAGACGCGACAGCGCCAACTTCACCGTCCGCTACCGCGTCGAGGGCCTCAACACGGTGCAGCTGACCGACTTTTTTGATGCCTCCCTCAATAGGGTCAGCAACGGTGTGCCCGACATCGTCGACCGGGTGCTGTGGTCGCTGGAGGAGGCTCGACGCGTCTACGACGATATGGGCTACCTGCTGCCCCCGCCCCGGACCCAGGTGCTGCTGACCGCCATGCCCGACGGAGGGGGCTGGGTGCCGCCGCTGCCGTTCGCGGAGGAATCGATCTGGATGGACAACGGCACCGTCGGCATCAACCTGCCCATCCACGAGTTCTTCCACGTCGTGCAGCTGAAGTACTACTCGATGAGCGACTGGAGCACCGACTACCTGTGGTGGGGGGAGGCCACCGCCGAGTGGGCCACCATGCACGTCTTCGTCGACCTCGAGAAGAAGAACCGTGTCCCCGCCGATGACGACGGACTGTTCAACGACGCCGAGCAGCGTGGCCGCTACGCCAACGACATCGGCAGCGTGCTGTCCTCACCCCACAAGCCGCTCAACGACATCTCCAACCCGTTCGCCAGGGCGGGCCGCGCCTACGGCTCGTTCGTGTTCGCCACCCACCTCGAGGACCGGTTCGGCACCGACGTGATCCGTCAGATCTGGGACATCGTCGGTGACGGGTTCTTCGACAACAGCATCCAGCACAGCATCACCGAGACCGTGGAGAACCACGGCAGCAGCTTCCCCGAGGTCGTCGCCAACTTCTGGCGCGACACCTACCGCTACCCCGTCACCTACGCCGACGCCATGCCGGGCGGACTGCGGGACCCCGAAGAGATCTGGCGGCGGATCCACCTAGCCAACAACCCCAAGCCCAAGGCGGACCGGCGCACGATCGGCCAGAGCCGCCTGCAAGGCAGCGGCGAGATGTCTCCGGGCGGTGCCCACTACGTCGAGTTCAGCCCCACCGGCCCGCCCGGTCTGCTCCGCGTGGAGGTTCGGACCAGCCGCGAACGTGACGTGACCGTCGTCCTCGCTCCCTCGGGCGCGTGGCCCAGCGGCTGCGTCGCCGGTGCCAGGACCGGGGTGTGGGTGGACAACGTGATGACCCTGGAGGTCCACATGCCCGCCGACTGCGACCTGGCCACGCTGGTGATCGCCTTCGGCGCACGACCCGACCAGGTGCTGCGCGGCGTCGACGTGTCCTGGACCGCTGACTACTTCCACGACTACCAGACCCTCGCGAGCAGCTCCGTGGAGCTGGGCCTGACCTCCAGCGCCACGCTCGGTGCCCCCGCCAGCAACGACTCGCCGCACCGCAAGTCGCCGTGGCGGGGGGTACGGAGCATCAACACCGGCAACGACGGGCTCTCCGAACCTGTCAACCCGTGCGAGGGCTGGGGCATCCTGGACTTCAACAGCGGCATCTCGACCGGCGTCAACCGCTGCCACCATCTGCTGGTCAACCTGCCGGGAGGGGTGGAGAACCTCGACATCGTCGACTTCGACTCCAGCGGCACCACCGCCACGTCCACCATCGATGTGACCTCGTTCGACCGTGACGTGTGGCTGCGCGTCACGCACCAGTACAGCCTGACCGGCGACCCGCGATTGTTCAAGGTCCGCGTCACCCTGGCTAACCGCGGCAGCACGACCATCGACCCCCTCTACCGGCGAGTGATGGACTGGGACGTCGAGAAGGCCAACTACGCAGGGGTGCAGTTCATCACCAACCAGCACACCTTCCTCACCGGGATCCCCGACGATGTCGTGCTGACGACCAAGGGAACCGAACATCCCGACCCCCAGATCATCGACTCGTTCAACAACAGCGACCACCGCATCGACTACGGCGAGAACATGAGCCCACCGTTCGGCAGCAGCGCCGACTACGGCGTCCAGATGGACCTGCTGCTGTCGAGCACGCTCGGCCAGATCGCACCGGGCAAGTCGATCTCGTTCGACCTGTTCGTCGGTGCGGCACCCGACCAGTTCGCCGCCAAGGCCGCCCTGGACGGGGTTGAGGCCAACGTGCAGGTGCTGGCCGAGGAGGACTCGTGGGAGGGCGCCAACCTGGGCATGCCCCAGACGTTCATGCTCGGCTACATCTCCAAGGACAGCGACAGTCTGTGA
- a CDS encoding conjugal transfer protein TraF — protein MGHEGRDLQGLIDELDALDEDLASVDRGDHQRLSELQTRRRALQEQLDALRGDPSATRTVLVVANKTLAGPALHRELRRRARAQRLQVFVIVPATPPDPETEEELVDDDLIEAGRSAARTVAGSRLDEVVKQLQAQGFVVTGDVGPPDPLEAVTLALQRWPEVNEVIVSTLPAGVSRWLKLDLPSRLTRRLDVPVTTLEHPDDPREPKSNTRTPGPPIDPLVRDPTEGMHFDLPR, from the coding sequence GTGGGACACGAGGGCCGGGATCTGCAGGGGCTGATCGACGAACTCGACGCGCTCGACGAGGACCTCGCGTCGGTCGATCGGGGCGATCACCAGCGCTTGTCGGAACTGCAGACCCGTCGGCGCGCGCTACAGGAACAGCTCGATGCCCTCCGGGGAGACCCCAGCGCCACACGGACGGTTCTGGTGGTGGCCAACAAGACGCTGGCCGGTCCCGCGCTCCACAGAGAGCTGCGGCGACGCGCCCGTGCCCAACGGTTGCAGGTGTTCGTGATCGTGCCAGCCACACCGCCCGATCCCGAGACCGAGGAGGAGCTCGTCGACGACGACCTGATCGAGGCCGGCCGTTCGGCAGCACGGACGGTCGCCGGATCCCGACTCGATGAGGTCGTCAAGCAGCTGCAGGCGCAGGGCTTCGTGGTGACCGGAGACGTCGGCCCCCCCGATCCGCTGGAAGCGGTGACGCTCGCCCTCCAACGCTGGCCGGAAGTGAACGAGGTGATCGTCTCGACCCTGCCCGCCGGCGTGTCGCGCTGGTTGAAGCTCGACCTACCGAGTCGTCTCACGCGTCGACTCGATGTACCCGTCACCACCCTCGAGCACCCTGACGATCCACGCGAGCCGAAGTCGAACACACGGACACCCGGGCCGCCCATCGATCCGCTGGTACGTGACCCGACCGAGGGCATGCACTTCGATCTGCCGCGGTAG
- a CDS encoding zinc ribbon domain-containing protein translates to MYCPDCGAGARDDANYCLSCGYDLTDVPGSGIGAQGPADRPHVQEAEGPGGQPTTPVTLRPDGTSVSPIEIVQRPDIGARRVDLRECPSCGAPNATDRVMCGRCGADLSTGATGAVPRAARQDASATEASRSEEKRSMARRSRPGRGTITALIVVLGALLGVGLGWAVVSGPLASEEPPGTPATPTFDPQVYAVAPQRLDVATVEASSTQPQQGENRYDAPMLFDRDLTTAWNSQGVTSEVDVGELLRFNLTGPAWVSQILVGNGYQKDDERYFGNARVRRARLEFDDGEMFAVMLLDQMGMQSIDLPEPVLTRRVTLRILETYAGTTYADVALAEIEIHGHPATGPDAEFTAPARS, encoded by the coding sequence GTGTACTGTCCCGACTGCGGCGCCGGGGCGCGCGACGACGCCAACTACTGCCTGAGCTGCGGCTACGACCTGACCGATGTGCCTGGGAGTGGCATCGGTGCGCAGGGCCCTGCCGACCGTCCCCACGTGCAGGAGGCGGAGGGTCCCGGTGGTCAGCCCACCACACCCGTCACCCTGCGACCCGACGGGACGAGTGTCTCCCCGATCGAGATCGTTCAGCGTCCCGACATCGGTGCACGCCGAGTCGATCTGCGTGAGTGCCCCTCGTGTGGCGCTCCCAACGCCACCGACCGTGTCATGTGCGGCCGCTGCGGTGCCGATCTGTCCACCGGTGCCACGGGTGCCGTACCGCGGGCGGCGCGCCAGGATGCGTCCGCGACGGAGGCTTCGCGGAGTGAGGAGAAGCGCTCGATGGCGCGCCGGTCGCGACCGGGTCGGGGCACGATCACCGCCCTGATCGTCGTCCTCGGTGCCCTGCTGGGCGTGGGCCTCGGGTGGGCGGTCGTCAGCGGCCCGCTCGCGTCAGAGGAACCGCCGGGGACCCCCGCGACACCCACCTTCGACCCCCAGGTGTACGCCGTCGCCCCGCAACGTCTGGACGTGGCGACCGTCGAGGCCAGCTCGACCCAACCGCAGCAGGGCGAGAACCGCTACGACGCCCCGATGCTGTTCGACCGCGACCTCACCACCGCCTGGAACAGCCAGGGTGTCACCTCCGAGGTCGACGTCGGCGAGCTGCTTCGGTTCAACCTCACCGGACCCGCGTGGGTCAGCCAGATCCTGGTCGGTAACGGCTACCAGAAGGACGACGAACGCTACTTCGGCAACGCGCGGGTCCGGCGCGCACGCCTCGAGTTCGACGATGGCGAGATGTTCGCGGTCATGCTGCTGGACCAGATGGGGATGCAGAGCATCGATCTGCCCGAGCCGGTGCTGACCCGACGGGTGACGCTCAGGATCCTCGAGACCTACGCGGGCACGACCTACGCGGACGTCGCGCTGGCCGAGATCGAGATCCACGGGCACCCGGCGACCGGGCCCGATGCCGAGTTCACAGCCCCTGCTCGGAGCTGA
- the aroF gene encoding 3-deoxy-7-phosphoheptulonate synthase, giving the protein MVVVMRHTANDEDITKVVSAVTEVGGEAFVSRGKHQTIIGLVGDITQFAELPLHAFPGVEDVIRVSKPYKLVSTETHPRPSTVWVGDVPIGRDTFTLIAGPCAVETEDQTRAACKMAKEAGATIFRGGAYKPRTSPYSFQGLGEKGLDILAEVSRDLEVPFVTEVVTPADVEVVSAKADMLQIGTRNMQNFQLLKEVGIAGKPVLLKRGMTATIDEWIMAAEYIAHTGNLQIVLCERGIRTYEPTTRNTLDISAIPVAQSLTHLPTIVDPSHSGGKRDLVLPLTRAAIAVGADGVIIDVHPQPEHALCDGPQALIRDDLLTLRETVTRLSDIVGRDLAEPSRDRQAGAWGRSAHT; this is encoded by the coding sequence ATGGTCGTGGTCATGCGCCACACCGCGAACGACGAGGACATCACCAAGGTCGTGTCCGCGGTGACGGAGGTGGGCGGCGAGGCCTTCGTGTCACGCGGGAAGCACCAGACGATCATCGGGCTCGTGGGTGACATCACCCAGTTCGCCGAGCTCCCACTGCACGCCTTCCCTGGCGTCGAGGACGTCATCCGCGTCAGCAAGCCGTACAAGCTGGTGTCCACCGAGACCCACCCTCGACCATCCACCGTGTGGGTCGGCGATGTACCGATAGGACGCGACACGTTCACCCTCATCGCGGGACCGTGTGCGGTCGAGACCGAGGACCAGACCCGCGCGGCGTGCAAGATGGCGAAGGAGGCGGGTGCCACCATCTTCCGGGGCGGCGCCTACAAGCCCCGCACGTCGCCCTACTCCTTCCAGGGGCTCGGTGAGAAGGGCCTGGACATCCTCGCTGAGGTGTCCCGAGACCTCGAGGTGCCGTTCGTCACCGAGGTGGTCACGCCCGCGGACGTGGAGGTGGTGTCGGCCAAGGCCGACATGCTGCAGATCGGCACGCGCAACATGCAGAACTTCCAGCTACTCAAGGAGGTCGGCATCGCCGGCAAGCCGGTGCTGCTCAAGCGCGGCATGACCGCCACCATCGACGAGTGGATCATGGCCGCCGAGTACATCGCGCACACCGGCAACCTGCAGATCGTCCTGTGCGAGCGCGGCATCCGCACGTACGAGCCGACCACGCGCAACACGCTCGACATCTCCGCGATCCCGGTCGCGCAGAGCCTGACGCACCTGCCGACCATCGTCGATCCCTCGCACTCGGGTGGCAAGCGCGACCTGGTGCTGCCGCTGACGCGCGCGGCGATCGCCGTGGGTGCGGACGGGGTGATCATCGACGTGCATCCGCAACCTGAGCACGCCCTGTGCGACGGACCGCAGGCGCTGATCCGCGACGACCTCCTGACCCTCCGCGAGACCGTGACCCGCCTCTCCGACATCGTCGGTCGCGACCTCGCCGAGCCGTCGAGGGATCGACAGGCGGGGGCGTGGGGACGGTCCGCGCACACCTGA